A genomic segment from Actinoplanes sichuanensis encodes:
- a CDS encoding ABC transporter permease, with the protein MAEIAADAPQRVASRPRLRGTALLGTVPFFAFVTIFLVIPTLTVVIGAFTGDGGRGFTLANVRALTDDYIIDAFGRSIALSASSALIGAVLGALLAYALVTGRPDGLLRRLVTAAAGVLAQFGGVTLAFAFLATIGLSGFVTLWLQEHGLDPYANGVWLFELPGLTLVYTYFQIPLMVIVFLPALDGIRPQWREAHVSLGGNTWQYWTRVAGPLLAPAFLGSTLLLFANAFSAYATAAALVSQGSPIVPLQIRGALTSEVVLGQANLGKAMALGMVVVVAVVMALYSLLQKRTAKWLG; encoded by the coding sequence TTGGCTGAGATCGCCGCGGACGCTCCGCAGCGCGTGGCCTCCCGGCCACGCCTGCGGGGCACCGCCCTGCTCGGTACGGTCCCGTTCTTCGCGTTCGTGACGATCTTCCTGGTCATCCCGACGCTGACGGTGGTGATCGGCGCGTTCACCGGTGACGGCGGGCGCGGCTTCACCCTGGCCAACGTCCGTGCGCTCACCGACGACTACATCATCGACGCGTTCGGCCGCAGCATCGCGCTGTCCGCGTCCAGCGCGCTGATCGGTGCGGTACTCGGTGCCCTGCTGGCGTACGCGCTGGTCACCGGGAGACCGGACGGCCTGCTGCGGCGGCTGGTCACCGCGGCGGCCGGGGTGCTCGCCCAGTTCGGCGGCGTCACGCTGGCCTTCGCGTTCCTGGCCACCATCGGCCTGTCCGGCTTCGTCACGCTCTGGCTCCAGGAACACGGCCTCGACCCGTACGCGAACGGGGTCTGGCTGTTCGAGCTGCCCGGCCTGACGCTCGTCTACACCTACTTCCAGATCCCGCTCATGGTGATCGTCTTCCTGCCCGCGCTGGACGGCATCCGGCCGCAGTGGCGGGAGGCGCACGTCAGCCTGGGCGGCAACACCTGGCAGTACTGGACCCGGGTGGCCGGCCCCCTGCTCGCCCCCGCGTTCCTCGGCTCGACGCTGCTGCTGTTCGCCAACGCCTTCTCCGCGTACGCCACCGCCGCCGCCCTGGTCAGCCAGGGCAGCCCGATCGTCCCGCTGCAGATCCGCGGCGCCCTGACCAGCGAGGTCGTGCTCGGCCAGGCCAACCTCGGCAAGGCGATGGCGCTCGGCATGGTGGTCGTGGTCGCCGTGGTGATGGCCCTCTACTCGCTGCTGCAGAAGAGGACCGCGAAATGGCTCGGGTGA
- a CDS encoding ABC transporter substrate-binding protein, whose translation MRTTLARSAVTTLTAAAMIAFAGACSPPEKESEAATSKAGTATSAADLGGLDALIAEAKKEGQLNVIALPPDWANYGEIIKAFGAKYGIKVDSAQPDGSSQDEINAATQLKGQDTAPDVFDLGVSVATANTALFAPYKVEKFAEIPDSLKDANGTWVNDYGGYMSIGYDSAKVPAPTSVADLLKAEYKGKVALNGDPTQAGAAFGGVQMASLANGGTVDDITKGVEFFANLKKAGNFLPVDPTSATIESGQTPVVFDWDYLNAAQSKKLSTWKVFVPSGAVLGSYYVQAVNKDAPHPAAARLWQEFLYSDEGQNLWLKGGARPVRADAMQKAGTIDATAFAALPTVEGTPVIPTEAQSAKAKEYLTANWAKAIG comes from the coding sequence GTGCGCACCACCCTTGCCCGCTCCGCAGTCACCACCCTGACGGCTGCCGCGATGATCGCCTTCGCCGGCGCCTGCTCGCCCCCGGAGAAGGAGTCCGAGGCCGCCACGAGCAAGGCCGGGACCGCCACCAGCGCCGCCGACCTGGGCGGCCTGGACGCCCTGATCGCCGAGGCCAAGAAGGAGGGCCAGCTCAACGTCATCGCGCTGCCGCCGGACTGGGCCAACTACGGCGAGATCATCAAGGCGTTCGGCGCCAAGTACGGCATCAAGGTCGATTCGGCTCAGCCGGACGGCTCCAGCCAGGACGAGATCAACGCCGCCACCCAGCTCAAGGGCCAGGACACCGCACCCGACGTGTTCGACCTGGGCGTCTCGGTGGCGACCGCGAACACCGCGCTGTTCGCGCCGTACAAGGTGGAGAAGTTCGCCGAGATCCCGGACAGCCTCAAGGACGCGAACGGCACCTGGGTCAACGACTACGGCGGCTACATGTCGATCGGCTACGACAGCGCCAAGGTGCCCGCCCCGACCAGCGTCGCCGACCTGCTGAAGGCCGAGTACAAGGGCAAGGTCGCGCTGAACGGCGACCCGACCCAGGCCGGCGCGGCGTTCGGCGGCGTGCAGATGGCGTCGCTGGCCAACGGCGGCACCGTCGACGACATCACCAAGGGTGTCGAGTTCTTCGCCAACCTGAAGAAGGCGGGCAACTTCCTGCCGGTCGACCCGACCTCGGCCACCATCGAGTCCGGCCAGACCCCGGTCGTCTTCGACTGGGACTACCTGAACGCCGCGCAGTCGAAGAAGCTCTCGACCTGGAAGGTCTTCGTGCCGTCCGGCGCGGTCCTCGGCTCGTACTACGTGCAGGCCGTGAACAAGGACGCCCCGCACCCGGCCGCCGCCCGCCTGTGGCAGGAGTTCCTCTACTCCGACGAGGGCCAGAACCTGTGGCTGAAGGGTGGCGCCCGCCCGGTCCGCGCCGACGCCATGCAGAAGGCCGGCACCATCGACGCGACCGCGTTCGCCGCGCTGCCGACCGTCGAGGGCACCCCGGTCATCCCGACCGAGGCGCAGAGCGCCAAGGCCAAGGAGTACCTGACCGCGAACTGGGCCAAGGCAATTGGCTGA
- a CDS encoding SRPBCC family protein: MTSASRYLSEHIDVPAGDVYTFTSDPANLPAWAPGLATSVTREDDRWLIGDDGAELIFTPRNELGVLDHWVRPPDGGEVYAPMRVIPDGDGAEIMFTLRRLPGMTDDDFDQDADAVQADLTRLKGVLESRR, translated from the coding sequence GTGACTTCGGCATCCCGCTACCTCAGCGAGCACATCGACGTTCCGGCCGGTGACGTGTACACGTTCACCAGCGACCCGGCCAACCTGCCCGCCTGGGCGCCCGGGCTGGCCACGTCGGTGACCCGCGAGGACGACAGGTGGCTGATCGGCGACGACGGCGCCGAGCTGATCTTCACGCCCCGTAACGAGCTGGGCGTACTGGATCACTGGGTGCGTCCGCCGGATGGCGGCGAGGTGTACGCGCCGATGCGGGTCATCCCGGACGGCGACGGGGCGGAGATCATGTTCACGCTGCGGCGGCTGCCGGGGATGACCGACGACGACTTCGACCAGGACGCCGACGCGGTGCAGGCCGACCTGACCCGGCTCAAAGGGGTGCTCGAGTCCCGTCGCTAG